A single genomic interval of Antechinus flavipes isolate AdamAnt ecotype Samford, QLD, Australia chromosome 1, AdamAnt_v2, whole genome shotgun sequence harbors:
- the ZNRF4 gene encoding E3 ubiquitin-protein ligase ZNRF4 yields the protein MGATAFHLPRPVALLLLLLELPAGRALVRAVSDSRASSVDFSDAPALFGAPLSEDGVRGYLIEARPPNACQPIEGPVPSNHSLGSIALVRRFDCTFDLKVLHAQQAGYQAVIVYNVHSNDLVNMVHVYDDIRQQIEIPSVFVGEATSRDLRVILCGHKDAHVLLLPNHRHYSELDCHPVLSISWVLGRVVTLLMSTLLIIRRVWLYWWRWRERGCAVAKTPVRKKMHLRAFTCHNDVCAICLDEYEEGDQLKVLPCTHIYHCKCIDPWFSQALRRTCPICKQPVARAEEGSDSNPESLSEDESARSRLDHWAAEVLTLVRQAPSHTDSSSHRTEGSEAEVEPRREPSLP from the coding sequence ATGGGGGCCACGGCCTTCCACCTGCCGAGGCCCGTGGCCTTGCTTTTGCTGCTGCTGGAGCTGCCCGCTGGCAGGGCGCTGGTGCGGGCGGTGTCCGACAGCAGGGCCAGCTCCGTGGACTTCAGCGACGCCCCTGCCCTGTTTGGGGCTCCCCTGTCTGAGGACGGCGTCCGAGGCTACCTGATCGAGGCCCGACCACCCAACGCCTGCCAGCCCATCGAGGGCCCGGTGCCGTCCAACCACTCCCTGGGCTCCATCGCGCTGGTCCGGCGCTTCGACTGCACCTTCGACCTCAAGGTCCTCCATGCGCAGCAGGCCGGCTACCAGGCAGTCATCGTCTACAACGTCCACTCCAACGACCTGGTCAACATGGTGCATGTGTACGACGACATCCGGCAGCAGATCGAGATCCCGTCGGTGTTCGTCGGCGAGGCGACGTCCCGGGACCTGCGGGTCATCCTGTGCGGCCACAAGGACGCCCACgttctcctcctccccaaccaCCGCCACTACTCGGAGCTGGACTGCCACCCCGTCCTGTCCATCTCCTGGGTGCTGGGCCGCGTGGTGACCCTGCTGATGTCCACGCTGCTCATCATCAGGAGGGTCTGGCTGTACTGGTGGCGGTGGCGGGAACGCGGCTGCGCCGTGGCCAAGACCCCCGTCCGCAAGAAGATGCACCTGCGGGCCTTCACCTGCCACAACGACGTCTGCGCCATCTGCCTGGACGAGTACGAGGAGGGGGATCAGCTGAAGGTCCTGCCCTGCACCCACATCTACCACTGCAAGTGCATCGACCCCTGGTTCTCCCAGGCCCTGCGCAGGACCTGCCCCATCTGCAAGCAGCCCGTGGCCAGAGCGGAGGAGGGCTCCGACTCCAACCCCGAGAGCCTCAGCGAGGACGAGTCGGCTAGATCCCGGCTGGACCACTGGGCCGCCGAGGTGCTGACCCTGGTCCGCCAAGCGCCCTCCCACACTGATAGCTCCAGTCACAGAACAGAAGGGTCCGAGGCCGAGGTGGAGCCTCGCAGGGAGCCCTCCCTCCCCTGA